The Ostrea edulis chromosome 1, xbOstEdul1.1, whole genome shotgun sequence genomic sequence ccactagtaTGTGCATCCGTAGTCGGTATAATGAGTGGAAACTGAATTATGACGGAAGGGAAATATTTCATGACGGGGGCATATAAAGCACTAACTCTcaaataacatgattatacTATTTAGGCAATGATGACTCGAAGTCTTGATCTCAAACtcaattttatatacatgtaacgtaAAGGGTTTCGATAtgtttttgatttaaaaaaaaatgttttgattattgAAACAATTATTAGGTGATCGATAGTATGCACACCATCCATTAAGCACTATGTagattgaaatatttcaagttGAAGCAACTTTGATTTTTCAGTCGTAATTCGAGCGTTGATAAAAGCACAGAGGCATGATGGATTTCTTCCTTCGCTTGCTCTTGCACGCATAAATGTACAATATGTTATAAATTATCAAATTGGCCTAGTTATAGACAGTTTGTATTAATCAACATCGTCACTTGTCATattcagatattttaaaatttccaaactgtaattataaatttgtaCGGTACAATGGGTTTGGGTCCGTTATCATTTTATCGTAAACTTTACCTATACTCCCTGATACACGTGTCAATGTCACTCCGTAATTTTCCCTCACAGTCGCCTTGAACCTGTAGAATATCACAGCCAACTTTTAATGGCATTTAATCTCATGAATATTCAGTAGTATATTATTTCTTTCAAATctcaaataaagatatatttgtatgtaaaacttgccttttaaattaaaaaaaaaaaaaaaacaacatttattcagCATAAAACTATAAtattaattcaaatttaccaGCACAAAAATGGGATTTTTAACAAAAGGAAAAATAACATACGTTAACTAAAGATTTAAAAATAGACTGTCTGAAAATTAAGACAGTCACGTGATTGATTCCAGCTTCACaggtatgtatataaatgaagTTTGAAGACCATCATTATGCtacatattcatatatatttcaaacatgCCGGTACTGAATGGTAAGAGCACTTTCATATTTAGTTGTACATTGCAGTTAGATCAGATTAGGCAATGTTGTAGGTTTAATGATGAAACGTTTTTAACATTTAAATTgtcgtgggttttttttttaaaataatgattaacattccgttgtatatttatatgtgtgtgtatgcatatatatatatatatatatatatatatatatatatatatatatatatagtcttaTGTTGTATTTTCTTTTCCAATTTACCGGatgattaaaatattttgaaatacaacatattcaaaataaaacatatggcATTTGTATTAGGAATGCTAAATGCAGGCGTTCGTATGTAGAAGATGAAAGATTTTACTTTGAAGACATTTTTGCAACGGAGCATataaacaatatgcatattgaaTTTGTTTAACACTGAACCTGTTTCTAAAATAAATACTCGTCAAACAACGAATATTAAAGTATTCTAttggatttgaaaaaaaaattgttaaaaacattCAGGTCAAGCCGCCCCTTAGTTTTCACTTGGTCATTGCGTGACCATTGTCAGGAAATACCGATTACAAATAGTGAAATTTTGCAGGTGTATATTTGACATTTCTTTATTGTACTCGTCAGAGGCGCGTACTGCAATGGTGGAGTACTGGCAAGACCATTCCAAAGACGGGTCCTTGGAGGAGATGATGCTGGACAACAACGCCGCGACGGTGGCCGAGGAGGAGCTTCCGGAAATTCTCTCCTACATCCCCGACGTCACGGGGAAAGACGTGGTGGAACTGGGAGCCGGAATAGGGTCAGttaatatatatagaattaaatacatgtatgtacattatatGCAGTAATTATTTCcatatgcatgtattatttgtgaaatttccatttttgataattttgtggATAAAAGCATTTTACAGCTGTCTCTGctatttaaacaaaaattgattAATAGTCGAAGGGCAATTTAAACTTTCTTTGTCATCATATACCTCTACGTATACGCCGACTTGCAGGTTGACCTAGTTTAATAATTTGGACTACCTGGACAGTAAAATTTTAACAGGGTTGACGAATTGGGACATTTCTAAcggtggcggatttaaggggggcgacctaaaattttcaaatataagaTAAATCATggtctttatttttttttagaaaaaaaagaataaacgACAATGATAAAATTACAAGCATTTTTTTTCACTCTCAGAAAAATAAACGCCATCTTTTGATGTATTGTacttttattaatattttatttaaaacaaaaaccttaaaatttgtgtcattttgttaattttacttcattaaaactgatagaaaatattaaaaatgacttcataggagacatatttcaagtcctataaaatccAGGGTCGAGCTTCCATGGGCTTCGCACTGGGCCCACTGGAAGGCCTTAAGGCGGTCCCCAGACACCCTGTCTCATGAAATTGCGCCTCCCCCTTAACTTCAAtacctggatccgcccctgtctGCAGTAAGGTTATGGTAACTGCAATGGTTGTTACAACATAATTGAAATTGTGAGATAATTCAAGTTGTTTATGTTACACAAATCTCctttgacaaaaatatttatatatctgcTGAAGCCTTTCTgttgtttttgtaaaatttaaattaaactgTGCAGTGTAGTGTCATTTTCCAATTGACAGATCGCGAACCACAAATAATCAAGTATTTAGACATTCAATGGCCTAAAAGCTCTTGACTGTCGACATGACGAAAGacctttctttctttctttctttctttatttcctccagaTGGAGATTCTAGTGCAATAGTAGTGCATTAATCAAGACATATGCAAATGTGCAAAATAATATAAGGAACACAAGTGATTACAATGGAAGAGAGGGAGAATACAAAAATTCCTAAAGAACATATTAGAAGCATATACAAGATTTAGTTACAGTGTAACTCGAAGTTTGTTATAATACATTGCTGCTGCATCTCTTATCAAACGAGAGTTCAGAAGATGTAGTTCTGGAATGTTAAAATCCTGCGCATACTGTTTCTTGTTgccaattttaaaagaattgaaaatgaaGAATTTTGTACACAGCAAATGAAATTTGTAAGCAGTAGACAAGAATAGTCCTTTATCACACAAAGTTTGTTACATCAGTATTGTGACACGACTAAAAGAATGCACGAATAAAAACATCCTTTCATTGTAGACGATTCACAAAGGAATTGGCCAGAGATGCAAAGTCGGTTCTAGCAGTCGATTTTGTCGACAAGTTCATAGATAAAAACAAAGTGGAGACATCAAAATTTGGGAATGTTGACCATAAATGTGTTGATGTAACCCAACTAAAACTTCCAAATATGAGGTAAGAGCACATCCAATATCATCATCCCTGTCAAAGAAATTCTGAAAGTAGacaaattgcagattttattgATAAAGGATATTATACTAGTAGTTTGCCTAGTACACTTATAAACAAGAtagttgtatgtacatgtatatgaagaaACGGTTGGTATTATTAGCAATAATTGAGTTCAAAGAATGACAGTTATTTAGCATTAATAGATGAAAACTTCAATGCAGTATTTGGTTTTAGCGCTGACTTTGTCTTCTCCAACTGGTTGTTGATGTATCTACAAGACGAGGAGGTTAAGACTTTGATCAAAGAAACACTTTCCTGGCTTCGAGAGGACGGATACCTATTCTGCAGAGAATCTTGTTATCATCAATCAGGTACGAGTTCTTTATCACCATCAAATTTGAATACTAAGTAACCAATTTCACATATCATTAGTTCTCATTAAAAAGTgcattgatttttgttttaggCAACAAAGACAGGAACTCAAATCCCACTAAATACAGAGAGCCAGGAATGTACGAGGCTTTGTTTACATCCATAGAAATTCCAACAGAGAACAACGAGGAAGTGTACGGATATGAGTTGGTGCTACAAAAATCTGTAGATGCGTACTACAAGGTTCTTATCTAAGTCCGCCATCTTTCCTGTTATTTACAGCTGCAATGAGGAAAAACACCGGGATCTTGTTTAATATCTTGATGTATATTTTTAgctaaagaaaaataaaaaccaaattGTGTGGTTATTGCAAAAAGTTAGACGAACAAAGAGCTGCAATCATGGTTGTCGGACGTTCCAAGAATTTTTAGACACAAAACAGTATTCAATGAACGGGATCCTCAGATATGAAAAAATCTTTGGGAGGACTTTCGTCAGCACAGGAGGGTTTGACACAACAAAGGTAcgtattgttttcttttgtttatgAACAGTACGATATGTGAtgtttaatgttattaatttttattttcaaactacATTTTACAGGAATTTGTGGACAAGTTAAACCTACAAAAAGGTGAAGTGGTGCTAGATGTTGGTTGTGGAATTGGTGGAAGTGCTTTCTACATggttaaagtaaatattgaaCTTAATTCAGATGTGGTTCAATATTGTCCACTCGCAATAACTTCTAATGTTACTAGTAGATTGTAAACTCCTAAATGCTTAGTGACGGATCTAAAGGGGATTCTAGGGATTACAACCCCCTCCTTGGGTTCGGAATCTTTACCAGAGAAGGATTCTGATGCCATGATATGGACTGCAATCCTGTCTCTTTCTTCTTTCAGTTAAGATGTCCCCTTTAGATTTTGCAGGGATTTTATCTAAAGTTTTGCTGATATAGTTTCGCAACAATACAATCCGCGCagtttcaaaaatttaaatacttttACAGGAATATGGGAGCAAAGTTGTAGCAATAGATTTGTCTTCCAACATGATCAAGATTGGCATGGAGAGAGCAGAGGAGGTGGGCGTGTCGCTGCTAGATGTAAGAATTCAGAATTGAATTGTTTCAAATTGCATTTAAGTAatcaatgtataacgaaaggaGATGATTTAATTCAAGATAAATGATAACGGTGAAATTCACATAACTGGTAAATTATTAAAACTTGAAACTTTATGGAACTTATTTGCTCTTTATAAAAGTTACAGaaatcgatttttttttaaaatctgcattatatgcttaattttatttcatgtctTTATAGATAAA encodes the following:
- the LOC130047309 gene encoding uncharacterized protein LOC130047309 — its product is MVEYWQDHSKDGSLEEMMLDNNAATVAEEELPEILSYIPDVTGKDVVELGAGIGRFTKELARDAKSVLAVDFVDKFIDKNKVETSKFGNVDHKCVDVTQLKLPNMSADFVFSNWLLMYLQDEEVKTLIKETLSWLREDGYLFCRESCYHQSGNKDRNSNPTKYREPGMYEALFTSIEIPTENNEEVYGYELVLQKSVDAYYKLKKNKNQIVWLLQKVRRTKSCNHGCRTFQEFLDTKQYSMNGILRYEKIFGRTFVSTGGFDTTKEFVDKLNLQKGEVVLDVGCGIGGSAFYMVKEYGSKVVAIDLSSNMIKIGMERAEEVGVSLLDVQFEVADATKRVYPDDYFDVVYSRDTILHINDKLGLFKRFYRCLKPGGRLLISDYACSPDEHSEQFKAYVKQRGYNLLSPEQYGKVLEEAGFVNVKADDRTDLFVESLEKELTRTEKIKEDFVKEFSLQDYNDIVGGWKDKLKRTAAGDQRWGVFYAEKPAN